Part of the Arachis hypogaea cultivar Tifrunner chromosome 6, arahy.Tifrunner.gnm2.J5K5, whole genome shotgun sequence genome, actttgtgaactagcttatttaccctcgtccgttcacgaaaacgcgagaacccttactcatttaacactacatccgggcaccgatgcagcgactcttgctttgacaccgtactcgagccatacggcgcgttgcttccgggcaacgacctagctttagcgcaataatgtctttgattcatgtcatgggggttcggctataattttatgttggttgccgaagacctaacacaaccctcctcctttatccgggcttgggaccggctatgtaccactagtgtaacataggcggagttggAGGTGATTATActagaatatttaaattttaactatcCGTTAAGGTTAGTTATTCTATCTGTAAAATGTTTTATGAGAAGAACCCTCAAATAATTTGCTAGGTTTCATCTTCttgttttgtttatgaaaagaaGTCCCAAAGAGCTTTTGTAGGCTTTGAAAGCTGTTACAGTGACCTTATACAGGTCTGAGTTAGAGATATATTATATATCCAGCCACTTTGTTACTGaatttttgtttttctgtttgGCAGTCTTTTCTTATTACATGGGTATActgaatttcattttattttatttttgaaatattttcttAGGGTAATGCCAATGTGTTGGGGGGGGGAGGTAGTGACCCGTAGGTAACTGGGTATCCACAAATATCCACCGTTAGTCAGGTATCTATAAAAATatctttgaaatttaaataaataaatttttataccaTAATCTATACATAAAGTAAACtaacaaataatataatattatgttttatagataataaatataaatagaaatcaacattattatatatacatatatatgctaTATACTATTTATAATGTATATAATGAGGGTTGGGAGGAGTTTGGTGCACAAAATTTTTATGCTTTGATCTCCTTGGCATATGAACAACTTATCCTACATTTATTaaccttatacttttttttttctcccctcGTAGACTAGTGATGTTTTGCCAAGCTTGGAAGAACAAGGGGTGCGCCAACTCTATCCAAAGGGGGCTAATGTTGGTAGGCTACTTTTTACTCTGCTATGTTCATTTTGCTCTGTTTTAGCTTAGGGGCTGATCTTTCGACTGTTATTAGTCGATTACATTGACTGTGTTTGCATGGGAAAGTACTTGATTGGTCACAAAAGGAACTACGTGGCACATACCAGAaatgataataaattttttattgaaccaGACAATGTTGGTTAACTTTACTAAGAAGCCAACTTATAGGGGTAGTAGGGCAATGCAAAATACTATTTAGGCACTGGGAAACTATAACATGCTCCCCTCACAATCAAGACTAGACGTTTTGTAAAGTTTTTAACTAGTCATCTGCAGACAACCCAATAATTAAGCAGGCCCAACTCCACTGCAAAATTTAGCTCATTGGAGGAGAGTTTCCAAAACACTTGTTAAGGCGATCTACAGACCAATGTGAGAGTGAAACTTCAACAATGATATAATTTTGTGATTGCTTCATGAATCATGAAGGCTTGTATTGTTTTGGACTTGTGCATTATTGCTTTTGCTGATTCATGCTTAGTAATTAGATGTTAAGCTTGTTGATCAATTTCTTTGGGAGCCCGATGTTGGATATATGATTGTTGTTCTCTTACTAAATAGAAATCAGATTTACAGCAATTGCATGGAAATTTACTGTAAGAAAGAGTAATTAATCACTGAGCCACTAACATTAGAGACAAGATCAATTACAATTTTGCAGTTTATACATGCACCTGGTTAAACGAGGGTAATGAGTCCTCTAGTTAGCGGTATGCATGTGACCAGGTCTActgctttgatcttatttattAAGTTGATTGAATTTTCATCATACATAACATAATCATCATGCAAGTTTTTAAAGCTACTACATGCATCCACATTGTACAGTGAGTAATTTTAAGACGAGAAACGGTTCATGCTGCATTTTCTCTTCTATTATAAGTTGCCCCAGCATAATCAATGATAAGATTCTTTAAATCATCTTGTATTCCGTATCATATTAAAAGATTATGATCTTGTATAGATTTCAAGAAGGAGCTGAGATCACTGAATGGAGAATTGCAGCTACACATTTTGGAGCTTGCAGATATTCTTATTGAGAGACCATCACAGTATGCAAGGAGAGTTGAAGAGATTTCAACTGTATTCAAAAACTTACATCACCTTTTAAATTCCTTGCGACCTCATCAGGTATATAATCTTCTAAGTATAAATATATGCGTGTTAACTGTCATGCTGCTGTTGCTTTTCTTTGTCATTAATTATGTTTGTTTACTCTGTAGGCAAGAGCAACATTAATTCATATTTTGGAACTTCAGATTGAGCGTCGTAAAGAAGCAGTGGAGGACATAAAGAAGTATGTATTACATTTTCTTGATATTCTTTTTAAATCGAATTGAAACCCTGGAACATATTCCTTTGTTCACCATGTTGAAATGACATTCTTCTTTCATGTGAGCTCTCGTTCTTATGCAACATCACATGCCCTTGCATTTAGGCTTTAACAATTTCGTTGATTTTACCTCATGTGAGCTATGGTGTTCTCAATAATTTTGACCAGTTTACCCAAGTTAGTTCATTCATTGCTTGTACTTAATCCTTGCATTAGATGCTTGCTTCTAGTTGGTATCCATTGGTCGACAATCACATCCTCTTTTATCTCTCCTTTAGAATATCTTTGTAAACTATAAATTCAATAATGATACTTAAAACCCCCTTTTTTTGTGTCAAAATTTAGACACCATCATCCCAACCATTAATCATATATTGTGGGGCCATAAATTTAATCTCCATACAAGATTGATGGTTGAGATGTTGTCTAAACTTTGACACCAAACAATAGGGTCAAGTATCATTGCTCCTAGAAATTTCTGGAATCGAATAATATTTCTCAATAAAGTCTAATTACCTGCTTCATATTTCATTCATGGAAAGCAGCTTTTTATTAAAGTATTTTTGGATTCCTTTGATGACATAAG contains:
- the LOC112695192 gene encoding mediator of RNA polymerase II transcription subunit 7a; its protein translation is MATATYPPPPPYYRLYKDYLEDPKSAPEPPPPIEGTYICFGGTYTTSDVLPSLEEQGVRQLYPKGANVDFKKELRSLNGELQLHILELADILIERPSQYARRVEEISTVFKNLHHLLNSLRPHQARATLIHILELQIERRKEAVEDIKKRREEARRLLNESLATLDDQ